From Lacerta agilis isolate rLacAgi1 chromosome Z, rLacAgi1.pri, whole genome shotgun sequence, the proteins below share one genomic window:
- the LOC117040415 gene encoding mitochondrial ornithine transporter 1-like, producing MPTEQARVHPLVETLIDLTAGAAGGVACVVTGQPFDTIKVKMQTFPTMYQGFFDCSVKTYQQEGMHGLYQGTTPALLANVAENAVLFACYGFCQQLVRQLFGLGNVQELSDLHSAIAGSFSSVFSSMVLCPTELVKCRMQALHEMKVTGQTALSRHSSTWAVMKAIFHSEGPLGFFQGLTSTWLREVPGYFFFFGGYEVSRSFFLQAGQSKEELGALPVTVSGGIGGAAFWLAVYPIDSVKSRIQVLSMAGRQDGFLLSFLHILRTEGFMPLYCGLMPTVIRALPSNGALFLAYELTQKKLTSLAERTT from the exons ATGCCTACTGAACAAGCCCGAGTCCACCCGCTGGTGGAGACGCTTATCGACCTCACTGCAGGGGCAGCAG GTGGTGTGGCATGCGTGGTGACCGGGCAGCCTTTTGACACCATCAAGGTGAAGATGCAGACCTTCCCAACAATGTACCAGGGCTTCTTTGACTGCTCAGTCAAGACCTACCAGCAGGAGGGCATGCACGGGCTCTACCAGGGCACCACTCCAGCCTTGCTGGCCAATGTTGCGGAGAACGCCGTGCTTTTTGCCTGCTACGGGTTCTGCCAGCAGCTCGTGAGGCAGCTCTTTGGGTTGGGCAATGTCCAGGAACTCAG TGATTTGCACAGCGCGATTGCCGGCTCCTTCTCATCAGTCTTCTCCTCCATGGTTCTGTGCCCCACAGAGCTGGTGAAGTGCCGGATGCAAGCTCTCCATGAGATGAAGGTCACAGGGCAGACAGCTCTGTCGAGGCACAG TTCTACCTGGGCTGTGATGAAAGCCATCTTCCATTCAGAGGGCCCCCTGGGTTTCTTCCAGGGTCTGACCAGCACATGGCTACGGGAGGTGCCtggctatttcttcttctttgggggttATGAAGTCAGCCGAAGCTTCTTCCTCCAGGCTGGACAGTCAAAGGAGGAGCTGG GTGCTCTCCCTGTGACTGTGAGTGGCGGAATTGGTGGTGCTGCTTTCTGGCTGGCTGTCTATCCCATTGACTCAGTGAAATCACGGATCCAGGTGTTGTCCATGGCTGGGCGGCAAGATGGTTTCCTGCTCTCCTTCTTACACATCTTACGTACAGAAG GGTTTATGCCTCTTTACTGCGGGCTGATGCCCACGGTGATCCGTGCCCTGCCATCCAATGGTGCCCTCTTCCTTGCCTATGAACTGACTCAGAAAAAGCTGACCAGCCTAGCAGAGAGGACAACCTGA